The genomic interval AGCCGATCTACGAAGAGGTCCCGCTGGGCCGCGCCGAGATCCGCGCGATCTTCCGTTCGTCGAAGGTCGGCAATATCGCCGGCTGCATGGTCACCTCGGGTTCGGTCAAGCGCAACGCCAAGGCGCGCTTGCTTCGCGACAATGTCGTGATCGCCGAGACCGTGACGATCTCCTCCTTGAAGCGTGAAAAGGACGACGCCACCGAGGTCCGCGAGGGCTTCGAATGCGGTTTGACGTTGACCTACAACGACATCAAGGAAGGCGACATCATCGAGGCCTACGAGATGCGCGAAAAGCCGCGCGACTAGTAGTTCTCGCAGTTGAGACGGCGACGGTTCCGACCTCCCCCCGTGGTAAAGGGGCCGTCGCCGCTGGACAGTGGTTCGCACCGCGAGCCTGAACGCCGCGCCTCCCGGGCGCAACAAGTCTCCGGGAGCGCGGCGTTCGTCCATCCACACAGCAAACGGGGGTTTATATGTTTCTTGGTGCGCTCGAATTCGACATCCTGCTCGGCGACGTTCATTCGCTGAAAGAAAAGCGTTCGGTGATCCGTCCGATATTGGCGGAGTTACAACGTTTCGGCGTCAGTGCCGCGGAGGGCGGGGAACAGGACCGCTACCGCCGCTCGTTGCTGGGGGTGGCCTTGGTCAGTTCCGGCATGGACCATCTGACCCAGGTACTCGATCGGTGTGAACGCACCGTGGCGGCACGTCCGGAGTTAGAGTTGCTGGCAGTGCGCCGGCGTATCTTCGGACCTGAAGACTGATTTAGAGAGGGGATGGCCATGGCAGATCCAGCCAGGGCACGCCGACTCGCCAAGCGGATTTCCGAGATCGTGGCAACCGCGATCGACCACGAGGTGAAAGACCCGCGGCTGCGTTTCGTCACGGTGACCGACGCCAAGGTCACCGGTGACCTGCGCGACGCCACGGTGTACTACACGGTCATGGGTGAGACGGTGGACGCCGAACCCGATTACGCCGCGGCGGCCGCCGGTTTGGAGAAGGCCAGGGGCGTTCTGCGTTCCAAGGTCGGCGCGGGCACCGGGGTGAAGTTCACGCCCACGTTGGCCTTCGTGCTCGACAAGGTTCCCGAGGTCGCCCGCGACATGGAGGAACTGCTGGCACGCGCCAGGGCCGCCGACGAGGCAGTCGCGGCGGCGCGGGCCAATGCCACGCCGGCGGGTGACGCCGACCCGTACAAGATCGACCGCGGCGACGAGTAACGAGCGTAATGACACTCAGCGGGAAGCCGGCGGGGGACGGCCGCGATCGGATCGGTGCGATGTCGCATGGATCGAGCGCGGTCGTCGGGGCGGCTGAGCGGGCCGCCGAGCATGATGGGGCCGCCCCCGCCGCGCTGCCGTTCGACGCCGCCATCGCGGCCTTGGCGGCGGCGAAGTCGGTGACCGTCGTCTGCCATGTGCAGCCGGACGCCGACACCGTCGGCAGCGGCCTGGCCCTGGCCCTGGTGTTCTCGCGACGCGGCATCCCGGTGTGGGTGTCTTTCGCCGAACCGGCCGAGCTGCCGCTGTCCATGCATACACTGCCGGGGCTGCGGCATCTGGTACCGCCGGCCGAGGTGCCCGCGGAAACCGACCTGCTGATCGCCGTGGATTGCGGCAGCGCCGGTCGGCTCGGCGCGCTCGCCAGTCGATTGGCCGGCGCCGCAACGACTTTGGTGATCGACCATCACCGCTCCAATACCGGGTTCGGCACCATCGGCGTGGTCGATCCCGATGCCGAATCGACGACCGCCGTGATCGCGCGCCTGCTCGATGCCTGGGGTGAGCCGATCGACGCGGATGTCGCGCATTGTCTCTACGCGGGCCTGGTCACCGACACCGGGTCCTTCCGCTGGGTTCGTCCCGGCACCCACGCGTTGGCCGAGCGTCTGCTGGCCACCGGCATCGACGGCCCCGAAATCGCTCGGACGCTGCTCGACACCCACCCGTTCGCGTGGCTGCCGATGCTGGCGCGCGTCCTCGGCACCGCACGCCTGGAGCCCGGCGTTCGCGATGGCACCGGTCTGGCCTACGTCTTCGTTCGCCGTGCGGACGAAGACGGTGTCGGTTCGGAGGAAGTCGAAAGCGTCATCGACATCGTCCGTACCACCACCGAAGCCGGAATCGCCGCGGTCTTCAAGGAATCCCGCACCGTCGACGACCGCTGGACGGTGTCGCTGCGGTCCCGGGACTCGGGGCCGGGCATGCGTGACGGCATCGACGTCGCCGCAGTGGCGACGGCCCTCGGCGGTGGCGGGCACCGCTACGCCGCGGGCTACACCACCTACGGCAGTCCCGACGCGATCGTCGCCGCCCTGCTGACCGCACTCGGCTGAATCGCCGGATCGCTACGCGCGCAACGGATTCCGTCAGCGGCGCATATGCAGGGAACGCTCGCCGCCGAACTCCTCGGCCGTGTGGACCTCGAACCCGAGGCGCTCGGCGACTCGGAGCGACGGCTCATTGGACACCGTGATGTCGGCGGCTATCGGCACGCCGGGCAACTGCCGCTGCGCCCAATCGACGACCGCCGCGGCCATTTCGGTCGCGTAGCCCTTTCCCCAGGCCCGCGGCCAGAAACGGTAGGCGAGGTTCAATACCTGTTCGCCGTGCCATTCGAGATACCGCACGCCGCCGAAGCCCAGAATGTCGTCGGGATGATCTCGCTCGGACACGATCAGGTATCCGAAACCGTGCTCGGTCCACTGCTGGAGCCACATGTCGAACAGTGCGCGCGCACCGTCGGCGGTATGTGGTTTCGGGTTCAGCCGCTCGGCTTCCGGGTCGGTCTGTAGCGCGACCACGGTCTCGCGGTCCGACTCGCGCGGCTTGCGCAGGACCAGCCGCTCGGTCCTCATCTCGGTCAGCATCGGATCGACTGTATCGCCGCGCGCGGTTGGCCGCTCATCGATAAACGGCCCGGAATTCGCGGAGGCGTAGGACGAATTGTCGGTGCGGGATGGTTGGGTGGGGAGGTCGGGTTGTCGAGGTGGGAGGTTCGGAGTGAGTCGGCGACGAGAAGGTTCGCCGCACGGCGATCCGGCGCTGGATGTCGGGCCGAAGCGGATTCTCGGGTTGGCGTTGCCTGCGCTCGGAGTGCTGGTGGCCGAGCCGATGTATCTGCTGTTCGATATGGCCGTCGTGGGGCGGCTGGGTGCGCTGGCGCTGGCAGGGCTGGCGGTCGGCGGATTGATCTTGGCGCAGGTGAGTTCGCAGCTGACGTTCCTGTCCTACGGCACCACGGCCCGCTCGGCGCGGCGGCACGGCGCGGGCGATGATCGCGGAGCGGTGGCCGAAGGAGTGCAGGCCACCTGGATCGCGGTGGCGGTGGGTGCGCTGATAGTCGTGGTGGTGCAGGCGTTCGCGGTGCCGCTGACGAACGCGATCGCCGGTGGCGGCGACATCGCGGCGGAGGCGTTGCTGTGGCTGCGGATCGCGGTGTTCGGGGTGCCGTTGATCCTCATCTCGATGGCGGGCAACGGATGGCTGCGCGGTGTGCAGGATATTGTGCGTCCGCTGATGTATGTCGTTGCGGGCCTGCTGCTTTCGGCGGTGCTGTGCCCGGTGCTGGTGCACGGCCTGCTCGGCGCGCCGCACCTGGGGCTGCCCGGATCGGCGGTGGCCAATCTCGCCGGGCAGTCGGTGAGCGGCGTGCTGTTCCTGTATGCGCTGGTGCGCGAACGGGTTTCGCTCGCACCGCGCTGGTCGGTGATCAAGGCGCAACTGGTGCTGGGCCGCGACCTGATCGCCCGCAGTCTCGCCTTCCAGGCTTGCTTCGTGTCGGCGGCGGCGGTGGCGGCCCGGTTCGGCGCCGCCTCGGTGGCGGCGCACCAACTGGTCCTGCAACTGTGGTCTTTCCTGGCCTTGACACTGGATTCGCTCGCCATCGCGGCGCAGACCTTGGTGGGGGCGGCACTGGGCGCCGGTCAGGCAGCCGGTGCCCAGCGACTGGCGCGGCGCATCACCGAGTGGTCCACGGTGTTCGCGCTCGTCCTGGCCGCCGCTTTCGCGGCGGGCTACAGCGCGATCCCGAAGCTGTTCACCACCGATCCCGCCGTGCTGGACCGTACCGGCGTGGCGTGGTGGTTCTTCGTCGCGATCATCCCGGTGGCGGGTGTCGTCTTCGCTCTGGACGGCGTCCTGCTCGGCGCGGGCGACGCCGCGTTCCTGCGCACCGCGACGCTGGGTGCGGCCCTGGTCGGCTTCCTGCCCGCCATCTGGCTGTCGCTGCTCTTCGACTGGGGTATCGCGGGCATCTGGACCGGTCTGGTCGCCTTCATGCTGCTGCGGCTGGCCGCGGTCGTATGGCGGGCGCTGTCCGGGCGCTGGGCACTGGTGGGCGCCGATGTGCCCGCGGGCAGTGCGTAGCGCTCAGGCCGGATGGTGGTCGGTGACGGCGCTCAGTTCGAGATCGTGCTCGAGCAGGGCTTTCATCGAACACAGCGCGGTGGAGAAGCCGCCGACGGTGTCGTTGAGCCACTGGACCAGTTCGTCGCCGGTGCCGTGGAACCCGGTTTCGGTGACTTCGACGAAGGTGGTTTCCGCGGCCTGCGGGGTGAATTTCAGTTCGACCGTGGTCGGCTGCTCGTAGTTGCCCCACTCGAAGCGGATTGTGCGGTCCTGGTCGACCGCGAGCACCTTGACGTCGGCGGACGCGCCGTAAGTCTCCCATTCCCACCGTAATTCGGCTCCGGCGACCATCGGCCCGCTGCTCCGGCTGTACCAGAACCGGGAGGTTACGGCCGGGTCGGTGAAAGCGCGGAACACCTCCTCGGCCGGCCTGCGGACGAGCATGCAGGCGTATGCCGCCGGAACGTGGGTGAGCTCGAATCGCTGCATGGACACGATCATGCACGCCGGCGGCTGGTCGCGAGGCCGGATGCCGATCGTGTCCGGCTAAGCGCGCGGCAGCGGTACGAGACCGCAGGTGAATTCGGCGGTCTCGAAGAGTTCCGGTGTGATGTGCACACCGGTGAGCCGGTGCGCCAGGGCGAAGGCGGCTTCGGTGTGCGCGTCGTAGTCGCGGTCGTCCTCCTCGCTCAGGTCGAAGCCCGATTCGCGCATCACGGTGCTGATCTCCTCGGCCCGGCTGCCCGCACGGTCGTGCGCGAAGAGCGGTTCGAAATGCAGGCGCAACTCACCGTCCTCGTACCAATAGAAGTGGTCCACCGCGTTGACATTGCGAAAATGCGACACGACGGTGCGGCCACGCGACAGGGCTGCCAGCGCCGGAGTCGTGCCCAGGTACCCGTTGAACTCGACCAGCAAGGACCAGTCGCCGATCGGGGTGATGCCGACGAACAGTTTGTCGCCCGCGTGGTCGTCCCAGGCGTCGAAGCTCGGCTCCTGTAAGGCATCCACGCCCGTCCGTGCGGCCGCCGGTGCGGCGTTCAGCGCACTGAGCAGCGTCTCGGGGGTGATATCCCGAATGAGCGTGAGGCAGTACGCCTCCATCAGGTCCGGGTATAGCTCTTCCAGCCATTCGTAATCCGCTGCGGTTGTCGTGCCAGTCATGCGGTCAGCCTCGCACGCGGTCGCGGAGCAGACATACCTGGAAACGATATTCAGTACTGGCAAGATGTGGGCATGCTCGAGAAACAGCCGGTGCGGGGCGGAGTGTCCTCGACGTATGTGCTCGTCGGCTTGCTGGTGCTCGGAGCTCTGGTGCAGACGTGGCTGGCATCGGCGGTCGGGGCGACGGCACGGTTGCAGACGGCGCTGACGGTGTTCGTCGGGGTGTTCGTGCAGGCGGTTCCGTTCCTCGTGCTGGGCGTGCTGGTCAGCGGGTGCATCGCGGCGTTCGTTTCGCCTGCGGTGTTGCGAAAGGTGCTGCCGCGCAACGAGTCGGCCGCGATCGGGGTGGCCGGCCTGGCGGGAATGGCGTTGCCCGGATGCGAGTGCGGGGTCGTCCCGGTGGCCCGGCGCCTGATCGATCAGGGTGCGCCCAGTTCGGTGGCGCTGGCGTTTCTGCTGTCCGCGCCCGCGATCAATCCGGTGGTGCTGGTGGCGACGGCGGTCGCGTTTCCGGGGGAGCCGGGGATGGTGGGGGCGCGGTTCGCCGGTTCGCTGGCGACCGCGATC from Nocardia goodfellowii carries:
- a CDS encoding DUF503 domain-containing protein, which codes for MFLGALEFDILLGDVHSLKEKRSVIRPILAELQRFGVSAAEGGEQDRYRRSLLGVALVSSGMDHLTQVLDRCERTVAARPELELLAVRRRIFGPED
- the rbfA gene encoding 30S ribosome-binding factor RbfA, which translates into the protein MADPARARRLAKRISEIVATAIDHEVKDPRLRFVTVTDAKVTGDLRDATVYYTVMGETVDAEPDYAAAAAGLEKARGVLRSKVGAGTGVKFTPTLAFVLDKVPEVARDMEELLARARAADEAVAAARANATPAGDADPYKIDRGDE
- a CDS encoding DHH family phosphoesterase; translated protein: MTLSGKPAGDGRDRIGAMSHGSSAVVGAAERAAEHDGAAPAALPFDAAIAALAAAKSVTVVCHVQPDADTVGSGLALALVFSRRGIPVWVSFAEPAELPLSMHTLPGLRHLVPPAEVPAETDLLIAVDCGSAGRLGALASRLAGAATTLVIDHHRSNTGFGTIGVVDPDAESTTAVIARLLDAWGEPIDADVAHCLYAGLVTDTGSFRWVRPGTHALAERLLATGIDGPEIARTLLDTHPFAWLPMLARVLGTARLEPGVRDGTGLAYVFVRRADEDGVGSEEVESVIDIVRTTTEAGIAAVFKESRTVDDRWTVSLRSRDSGPGMRDGIDVAAVATALGGGGHRYAAGYTTYGSPDAIVAALLTALG
- a CDS encoding GNAT family N-acetyltransferase — translated: MLTEMRTERLVLRKPRESDRETVVALQTDPEAERLNPKPHTADGARALFDMWLQQWTEHGFGYLIVSERDHPDDILGFGGVRYLEWHGEQVLNLAYRFWPRAWGKGYATEMAAAVVDWAQRQLPGVPIAADITVSNEPSLRVAERLGFEVHTAEEFGGERSLHMRR
- a CDS encoding MATE family efflux transporter; the protein is MDVGPKRILGLALPALGVLVAEPMYLLFDMAVVGRLGALALAGLAVGGLILAQVSSQLTFLSYGTTARSARRHGAGDDRGAVAEGVQATWIAVAVGALIVVVVQAFAVPLTNAIAGGGDIAAEALLWLRIAVFGVPLILISMAGNGWLRGVQDIVRPLMYVVAGLLLSAVLCPVLVHGLLGAPHLGLPGSAVANLAGQSVSGVLFLYALVRERVSLAPRWSVIKAQLVLGRDLIARSLAFQACFVSAAAVAARFGAASVAAHQLVLQLWSFLALTLDSLAIAAQTLVGAALGAGQAAGAQRLARRITEWSTVFALVLAAAFAAGYSAIPKLFTTDPAVLDRTGVAWWFFVAIIPVAGVVFALDGVLLGAGDAAFLRTATLGAALVGFLPAIWLSLLFDWGIAGIWTGLVAFMLLRLAAVVWRALSGRWALVGADVPAGSA
- a CDS encoding SRPBCC family protein, with protein sequence MQRFELTHVPAAYACMLVRRPAEEVFRAFTDPAVTSRFWYSRSSGPMVAGAELRWEWETYGASADVKVLAVDQDRTIRFEWGNYEQPTTVELKFTPQAAETTFVEVTETGFHGTGDELVQWLNDTVGGFSTALCSMKALLEHDLELSAVTDHHPA
- a CDS encoding DUF6461 domain-containing protein; this encodes MTGTTTAADYEWLEELYPDLMEAYCLTLIRDITPETLLSALNAAPAAARTGVDALQEPSFDAWDDHAGDKLFVGITPIGDWSLLVEFNGYLGTTPALAALSRGRTVVSHFRNVNAVDHFYWYEDGELRLHFEPLFAHDRAGSRAEEISTVMRESGFDLSEEDDRDYDAHTEAAFALAHRLTGVHITPELFETAEFTCGLVPLPRA
- a CDS encoding permease is translated as MLEKQPVRGGVSSTYVLVGLLVLGALVQTWLASAVGATARLQTALTVFVGVFVQAVPFLVLGVLVSGCIAAFVSPAVLRKVLPRNESAAIGVAGLAGMALPGCECGVVPVARRLIDQGAPSSVALAFLLSAPAINPVVLVATAVAFPGEPGMVGARFAGSLATAIVMGLIWSRIGQPGWMLPRGGHDHCATGRTRWEVFSEAARHDFLQAAAFLVLGAAAAAALHVLVPPSWYERLAGQMLIAILVLAVLAVVLALCSEADAFVAASMSSLPLLPRLVFLVVGPAVDVKLFAMQAGSFGRLFALRFSPLTFLVAVTCGTLAGYVFLGGAR